The following are encoded together in the Silurus meridionalis isolate SWU-2019-XX chromosome 2, ASM1480568v1, whole genome shotgun sequence genome:
- the LOC124396953 gene encoding LOW QUALITY PROTEIN: mucin-22-like (The sequence of the model RefSeq protein was modified relative to this genomic sequence to represent the inferred CDS: inserted 1 base in 1 codon), producing MVMQYNDRESTITTEYTTDSTTTAERTAETTAVTATNILTSTIQEPTIKEEITTESIITTEYTTESTTTADTTAETSAVSATSGPTSTTQELTAEQITTEINYLSTTQSITKSTITNEYTPDSTTTAETTAETFAVTATTSLTRTSQEPTTEQIITVTNELSTTQPTTEFTIISEYATESTTTAEPTAETSAVSATSDPTSTTQEPTAEQKTTVTNEQYTTQPTIESTITTEYTTDSTTTAEPTAETSAETTAVTTTTILTSTIQEPTITKEITTESIITNEYTTEVKTTAEPTAETSAVSATSGPTSTTQEPTAEQITTVKIDLFTTQPTIESTITKAYTTDSTTTAETYAVTPTTILTSTSQEATTEQIITVTNELFTTQPTTEFTIISKYTTESTTTAEPTAETTAVTTTNIISSTIQEPTITEKITTESIITTEYTTESTTTAETSAVSATSGPTSTTQEPTAEQITTVTNELSTTQSTTESTITKEYTTDRTTTAETTAVTTTNYLTSTIQEPTVKEEITTESIITTEYTTESTTTAETTAETSAVSATSGPTSTTQEPTAEQITTVTNVLSTTQPTIESTITKAYTTDSTTTAEPTAVTATTGPTSISQEPTSEQIITVTNELSTTQPTKEFTIISKYTTESTTTAEPTAETTAVTTTNILSSTIQEPTITEKITTESIITTEYTTESTTTAETSAVSATSGPTSTTQEPTAEQITTVTNELSTTQSITKSTITNEYTPDKFTIISEYATESTXNSRTNSETSAEPTAETTAVTTTNILSSTIQEPTITEKITTESIITTEYTTESTTTAETSAVSATSGPTSTTQEPTAEQITTVTNDLFTTQSTTESTITKEYTTAERTAETTAVTATNILTSTIQEPTIKEEITTESIITTEYTTESTTTAETTAETSAVSATSGPTSTTQELTAEQITTEINYLSTTQSITKSTITNEYTPDSTTTAETTAETFAVTATTSLTRTSQEPTTEQIITVTNELSTTQPTTEFTIISEYATESTTTAEPTAETSAVSATSDPTSTTQEPTAEQKTTVTNEQYTTQPTIESTITTEYTTDSTTTAEPSAETTAVTTTTILTSTIQEPTITKEITTESIITNEYTTEVKTTAEPTAETSAVSATSGPTSTTQEPTAEQITTVKIDLFTTQPTIESTITKAYTTDSTTTAETYAVTPTTILTSTSQEATTEQIITVTNELFTTHPTTEFTIISKYTTESTTTAEPTAETTAVTTTNIISSTIQEPTITEKITTESIITTEYTTESTTTAETSAVSATSGPTSTTQEPTAEQITTVTNDLFTTQSTTESTITKEYTTAEPTAETTAVTATNILTSTIQEPTIKEEITTESIITTEYTTEIQQQQNQQQKSQQKQLQ from the exons ATGGTGATGCAGTACAATGACAGAG AATCTACAATTACAACTGAGTACACAACAGACAGTACAACAACAGCAGAACGaacagcagaaacaactgcagtGACCGCTACAAATATTCTAACAAGTACAATTCAGGAACCCAcaattaaagaagaaataacAACTGAATCTATAATTACAACTgaatacacaacagaaagtaCAACAACAGCAGATACAACTGCGGAAACAAGTGCAGTGTCTGCTACATCTGGTCCAACAAGTACAACTCAGGAACTGACTGCAGAGCAAATAACAACTGAGATAAATTATCTATCCACTACACAATCAATAACAAAATCTACAATAACTAATGAATACACACCAGACAGTACAACCACAGCAgaaacaacagcagaaacatTTGCAGTGACTGCTACAACTAGTCTAACAAGGACATCTCAAGAACCAACTACAGAGCAAATAATTACTGTCACAAATGAGCTATCCACTACACAACCAACAACAGAATTTACCATTATATCCGAATACGCAACAGAAAGTACAACAACAGCAGAACCAACAGCCGAAACAAGTGCAGTGTCTGCTACATCTGATCCAACAAGTACAACCCAGGAACCAACTGCAGAGCAAAAAACAACTGTCACAAATGagcaatacactacacaaccaACAATAGAATCTACAATTACAACTGAGTACACAACAGACAGTACAACAACAGCAGAACCAACAGCAGAAACGTcagcagaaacaactgcagtGACCACTACAACTATTCTAACAAGTACAATTCAGGAACCCACAATTACAAAAGAAATTACAACTGAATCTATAATTACAAATGAATACACAACAGAAGTTAAAACCACAGCAGAACCAACAGCAGAAACAAGTGCAGTGTCTGCTACATCTGGTCCAACAAGTACAACTCAGGAACCAACTGCAGAGCAAATAACTACTGTGAAAATTGATCTATTCACTACACAACCAACAATAGAATCTACAATTACAAAAGCATACACAACAGACAGTACAACCACAGCAGAAACATATGCAGTGACTCCTACAACTATTCTAACAAGTACATCTCAAGAAGCAACTACAGAGCAAATAATTACTGTCACAAATGAGCTATTCACTACACAACCAACAACAGAATTTACCATTATATCCAaatacacaacagaaagtaCAACCACAGCGGAAccaacagcagaaacaactgcagtGACCACTACAAATATCATATCAAGTACAATCCAGGAACCcacaattacagaaaaaataacaaCTGAATCCATAATTACAACTgaatacacaacagaaagtaCAACCACAGCAGAAACAAGTGCAGTGTCTGCTACATCTGGTCCAACAAGTACAACTCAGGAACCCACTGCAGAGCAAATAACAACTGTGACAAATGAGCTATCCACTACACAATCAACAACAGAATCTACAATTACAAAAGAATACACAACAGACAGgacaacaacagcagaaacaactgcagtGACCACTACAAACTATTTAACAAGTACAATTCAGGAACCCACAGTTAAAGAAGAAATAACAACTGAATCTATAATTACAACTgaatacacaacagaaagtacaacaacagcagaaacaactgcagaaacaagTGCAGTGTCTGCTACATCTGGTCCAACAAGTACAACTCAGGAACCCACTGCAGAGCAAATAACAACCGTCACAAATGTGCTATCCACTACACAACCAACAATAGAATCTACAATTACAAAAGCATACACAACAGACAGTACAACCACAGCAGAACCAACAGCAGTGACTGCTACAACTGGTCCAACAAGTATATCTCAAGAACCAACTTCAGAGCAAATAATTACTGTCACAAATGAGCTATCCACTACACAACCAACAAAAGAATTTACCATTATATCCAaatacacaacagaaagtacaaccacagcagaaccaacagcagaaacaactgcagtGACCACTACAAATATCCTATCAAGTACAATTCAGGAACCcacaattacagaaaaaataacaaCTGAATCCATAATTACAACTgaatacacaacagaaagtaCAACCACAGCAGAAACAAGTGCGGTGTCTGCTACATCTGGTCCAACAAGTACAACTCAGGAACCCACTGCAGAGCAAATAACAACTGTGACAAATGAGCTATCCACTACACAATCAATAACAAAATCTACAATAACTAATGAATACACACCAGACA AATTTACCATTATATCCGAATACGCAACAGAAAGTA ACAACAGCAGAACCAACAGCGAAACAAGTGCA gaaccaacagcagaaacaactgcagtGACCACTACAAATATCCTATCAAGTACAATTCAGGAACCcacaattacagaaaaaataacaaCTGAATCCATAATTACAACTgaatacacaacagaaagtaCAACCACAGCAGAAACAAGTGCGGTGTCTGCTACATCTGGTCCAACAAGTACAACTCAGGAACCCACTGCAGAGCAAATAACAACTGTGACAAATGATCTATTCACTACACAATCAACAACAGAATCTACAATTACAAAAGAATACACAACAGCAGAACGaacagcagaaacaactgcagtGACCGCTACAAATATTCTAACAAGTACAATTCAGGAACCCAcaattaaagaagaaataacAACTGAATCTATAATTACAACTgaatacacaacagaaagtacaacaacagcagaaacaactgcagaaacaagTGCAGTGTCTGCTACATCTGGTCCAACAAGTACAACTCAGGAACTGACTGCAGAGCAAATAACAACTGAGATAAATTATCTATCCACTACACAATCAATAACAAAATCTACAATAACTAATGAATACACACCAGACAGTACAACCACAGCAgaaacaacagcagaaacatTTGCAGTGACTGCTACAACTAGTCTAACAAGGACATCTCAAGAACCAACTACAGAGCAAATAATTACTGTCACAAATGAGCTATCCACTACACAACCAACAACAGAATTTACCATTATATCCGAATACGCAACAGAAAGTACAACAACAGCAGAACCAACAGCCGAAACAAGTGCAGTGTCTGCTACATCTGATCCAACAAGTACAACCCAGGAACCAACTGCAGAGCAAAAAACAACTGTCACAAATGagcaatacactacacaaccaACAATAGAATCTACAATTACAACTGAGTACACAACAGACAGTACAACAACAGCAGAACCGTcagcagaaacaactgcagtGACCACTACAACTATTCTAACAAGTACAATTCAGGAACCCACAATTACAAAAGAAATTACAACTGAATCTATAATTACAAATGAATACACAACAGAAGTTAAAACCACAGCAGAACCAACAGCAGAAACAAGTGCAGTGTCTGCTACATCTGGTCCAACAAGTACAACTCAGGAACCAACTGCAGAGCAAATAACTACTGTGAAAATTGATCTATTCACTACACAACCAACAATAGAATCTACAATTACAAAAGCATACACAACAGACAGTACAACCACAGCAGAAACATATGCAGTGACTCCTACAACTATTCTAACAAGTACATCTCAAGAAGCAACTACAGAGCAAATAATTACTGTCACAAATGAGCTATTCACTACACACCCAACAACAGAATTTACCATTATATCCAaatacacaacagaaagtacaaccacagcagaaccaacagcagaaacaactgcagtGACCACTACAAATATCATATCAAGTACAATTCAGGAACCcacaattacagaaaaaataacaaCTGAATCCATAATTACAACTgaatacacaacagaaagtaCAACCACAGCAGAAACAAGTGCGGTGTCTGCTACATCTGGTCCAACAAGTACAACTCAGGAACCCACTGCAGAGCAAATAACAACTGTGACAAATGATCTATTCACTACACAATCAACAACAGAATCTACAATTACAAAAGAATACACAACAGCAGAAccaacagcagaaacaactgcagtGACCGCTACAAATATTCTAACAAGTACAATTCAGGAACCCAcaattaaagaagaaataacAACTGAATCTATAATTACAACTgaatacacaacagaaa TACAACAACAGCAGAACCAACAGCAGAAAAGTcagcagaaacaactgcagtGA